From a single Nostoc sp. MS1 genomic region:
- the psbA gene encoding photosystem II q(b) protein — translation MTTALQQRSSANVWERFCNWITSTENRIYVGWFGVLMIPTLLAATTCFIIAFVAAPPVDIDGIREPVAGSLIYGNNIISGAVVPSSNAIGLHFYPIWEAASLDEWLYNGGPYQLVVFHFLIGCACYLGRQWELSYRLGMRPWICVAYSAPLASAAAVFLIYPIGQGSFSDGMPLGISGTFNFMIVFQAEHNILMHPFHMLGVAGVFGGSLFSAMHGSLVTSSLVRETTETESQNYGYKFGQEEETYNIVAAHGYFGRLIFQYASFNNSRSLHFFLAAWPVVGIWFTALGVSTMAFNLNGFNFNQSIIDSQGRVINTWADIINRANLGMEVMHERNAHNFPLDLAASEVTPVALSAPAING, via the coding sequence ATGACCACAGCCTTACAACAGCGCAGTAGCGCCAACGTATGGGAACGGTTCTGCAACTGGATCACCAGCACCGAAAACCGCATTTATGTAGGTTGGTTTGGTGTATTGATGATTCCTACATTGCTAGCCGCAACCACCTGCTTCATCATAGCCTTTGTCGCCGCACCCCCCGTAGACATTGATGGTATCCGTGAACCCGTAGCAGGTTCCTTGATCTACGGAAACAACATCATCTCAGGTGCAGTTGTACCCTCCTCCAACGCCATTGGTTTACACTTCTACCCAATTTGGGAAGCAGCATCCCTAGATGAGTGGTTGTACAACGGTGGCCCTTACCAATTGGTAGTATTCCACTTCCTCATCGGATGTGCTTGCTACTTAGGTCGTCAGTGGGAATTATCCTACCGCTTGGGTATGCGTCCTTGGATCTGCGTAGCCTACTCCGCACCCTTGGCATCAGCAGCAGCAGTATTCTTGATCTACCCCATCGGACAAGGTTCCTTCTCTGATGGTATGCCCTTGGGTATCTCCGGTACATTCAACTTCATGATCGTGTTCCAAGCAGAACACAACATCCTCATGCACCCCTTCCACATGCTAGGTGTGGCTGGTGTATTTGGTGGTTCTTTGTTCAGTGCAATGCACGGTTCTCTAGTAACTTCTTCCTTGGTTCGTGAAACAACCGAAACCGAATCCCAAAACTACGGTTACAAATTCGGACAAGAAGAAGAAACCTACAACATCGTAGCAGCACACGGTTACTTCGGACGCTTGATCTTCCAATACGCGAGCTTCAACAACTCACGTTCCTTGCACTTCTTCCTAGCTGCATGGCCCGTAGTTGGTATCTGGTTCACCGCGTTGGGTGTCAGCACAATGGCGTTCAACCTCAACGGTTTCAACTTTAACCAGTCCATCATCGACTCACAAGGTCGTGTCATCAATACCTGGGCTGACATCATTAACCGCGCTAACTTAGGTATGGAAGTCATGCACGAGCGTAACGCTCACAACTTCCCCTTAGACTTGGCGGCTTCTGAAGTTACTCCTGTTGCATTAAGCGCTCCTGCTATCAACGGTTAA
- a CDS encoding DNA cytosine methyltransferase produces MIRTQHLELKPLQQRPIAVDLFAGAGGMTLGFEQAGFDVLAAVEIDPIHCAVHEYNFPFCSVLCKSVENTTGNEIRDRSNIGNREIDVVICGSPCQGFSLMGKRIFDDPRNSLVFHFHRLVLELQPKFFVMENVRGITIGEHKQILKALIYEFKINGYQVEENYQILNAAYYGVPQARERLFLIGARKDMGLPKYPQPITKPVNYHKLKAKHLSHLPVCPTVWEAIGDLPEVEQYTDLLTKDWTIADYSKPSNYAAILRNIKTVADDYSYDRLFDSRLLSSSLRTKHSQATIERFAATVPGEREPISRFHKLHPAGVCNTLRAGTDKYKGSFTSPRPIHPYTPRCITVREAARLHSYPDWFRFHITKWHGFRQVGNSVPPLLAKAVAAEIICTLNISPTKPNISYELGTEKLLQLNISQAVQKYECVDYVL; encoded by the coding sequence ATGATTCGCACCCAGCACTTAGAACTCAAACCTTTGCAGCAAAGACCCATCGCTGTAGATTTGTTTGCGGGTGCGGGTGGAATGACGCTGGGGTTTGAACAAGCAGGCTTTGATGTCTTAGCGGCTGTAGAAATTGATCCAATTCACTGTGCAGTTCATGAATATAACTTTCCTTTCTGCTCGGTTTTATGTAAAAGTGTAGAGAATACAACAGGTAATGAAATCCGCGATCGCTCAAATATCGGCAACCGTGAAATTGATGTTGTCATCTGCGGTAGTCCCTGTCAAGGCTTTTCATTGATGGGAAAAAGGATTTTTGATGACCCCCGTAATTCCTTAGTATTTCATTTTCATCGGCTGGTACTAGAATTACAACCGAAATTTTTCGTCATGGAAAATGTGCGGGGAATTACCATCGGCGAACATAAACAAATTCTCAAAGCTTTGATTTACGAGTTTAAAATTAACGGCTATCAAGTAGAAGAAAATTACCAAATTCTCAATGCTGCTTATTATGGAGTACCGCAAGCACGGGAAAGATTATTTCTCATTGGTGCGAGGAAGGATATGGGATTACCAAAATATCCTCAACCAATAACTAAGCCTGTGAATTATCATAAATTGAAAGCAAAACATTTGTCTCACCTTCCAGTTTGCCCTACTGTTTGGGAAGCAATTGGAGATTTACCAGAAGTAGAACAATACACAGATTTATTAACAAAAGATTGGACAATTGCCGATTATAGTAAACCAAGTAATTACGCTGCAATACTCCGCAATATTAAAACTGTAGCAGATGATTATTCATACGATCGCCTATTTGATTCCCGCCTTCTTTCCTCCAGCCTAAGAACCAAACATTCACAAGCAACCATCGAACGCTTCGCCGCTACAGTCCCAGGTGAAAGAGAACCCATTAGCCGTTTTCATAAATTACATCCGGCCGGTGTCTGCAATACTTTAAGGGCTGGAACAGATAAGTATAAAGGTTCGTTCACCTCTCCTAGACCAATTCATCCATATACGCCAAGATGTATTACAGTCAGAGAAGCAGCAAGATTACATTCTTACCCAGACTGGTTTAGATTTCATATCACCAAATGGCACGGCTTCCGTCAAGTCGGTAACTCTGTACCGCCATTATTAGCTAAAGCTGTCGCCGCAGAAATTATCTGCACACTGAATATATCACCAACTAAACCCAATATTAGCTACGAATTAGGAACAGAAAAGCTACTACAACTCAACATTTCCCAAGCCGTACAAAAATATGAATGTGTTGATTATGTATTGTAA
- the nfi gene encoding deoxyribonuclease V (cleaves DNA at apurinic or apyrimidinic sites), giving the protein MKIYQPHPWPSTVEEAIVIQEELRGQVITEDQFKQPVEYVAGVDMGFEADGTISRAAVAVLSFPDLQVIETNLAYRPTSFPYIPGFLSFREIPAVLDALEKIKTTPDIILCDGQGIAHPRRLGIASHLGVLLNRPTIGVAKSLLIGKHEELPDTRGSWQPLIHKGETIGAVLRTRIGVKPVYVSPGHKVSLPTAIDYVLRCTPKYRLPETTRVADKLASNR; this is encoded by the coding sequence ATGAAGATTTATCAACCTCATCCTTGGCCTTCGACAGTAGAAGAAGCCATAGTCATTCAAGAAGAATTACGGGGTCAGGTAATCACAGAAGATCAGTTTAAACAACCTGTAGAGTACGTAGCTGGTGTTGATATGGGTTTTGAAGCCGACGGTACAATTAGCCGCGCAGCCGTTGCAGTCCTAAGTTTTCCCGATTTGCAAGTCATCGAAACCAACCTAGCATACCGTCCTACATCCTTCCCTTACATTCCCGGTTTCCTGTCATTTCGAGAAATACCAGCCGTACTTGATGCCTTAGAAAAAATTAAAACAACACCAGATATTATTTTGTGCGACGGTCAAGGAATAGCGCACCCCAGAAGATTGGGTATAGCCAGCCACTTAGGCGTACTGCTCAATAGACCAACAATTGGTGTAGCTAAATCCTTACTAATTGGTAAACATGAAGAACTACCAGACACCAGAGGTAGTTGGCAACCATTAATTCATAAGGGCGAAACCATTGGTGCTGTGTTACGAACTCGTATAGGAGTCAAACCTGTATATGTATCTCCAGGCCATAAAGTCAGTTTACCTACTGCCATTGACTACGTATTGCGTTGCACACCAAAGTATCGCCTACCAGAAACCACGCGCGTAGCCGATAAACTGGCATCCAATCGATAA
- the recR gene encoding recombination mediator RecR: protein MQRLPGVGPKTAQRLALHILKRPESEVEALAQALVEAKRQVGLCSVCFHLSAEPVCEICRNPNRDNNIFCVVADSRDVIALEKTREYKGKYHVLGGVISPIDGIGPEQLTIQALVRRVSQQKPREVIMAISPSVEGETTTLYVGQLLKPFTKVTRIAFGLPVGGDLEYADEITLARALEGRRELD, encoded by the coding sequence TTGCAACGCTTACCTGGAGTTGGTCCTAAAACTGCCCAAAGACTAGCTTTGCACATTTTAAAACGACCAGAATCTGAAGTGGAAGCTTTAGCCCAGGCACTGGTTGAAGCCAAAAGACAGGTTGGCTTATGTTCTGTTTGCTTTCACCTTTCTGCTGAACCAGTTTGTGAAATCTGTCGCAATCCTAACCGTGACAACAATATATTCTGCGTTGTCGCAGATTCTCGTGATGTAATCGCACTTGAAAAAACCCGCGAATACAAAGGTAAATACCACGTTTTAGGCGGAGTCATTTCTCCAATTGATGGAATCGGCCCAGAACAACTGACTATCCAAGCTTTAGTCAGGCGAGTAAGTCAGCAAAAACCACGAGAAGTAATCATGGCAATTAGTCCAAGCGTAGAGGGAGAAACAACAACCCTTTATGTTGGTCAGTTGCTGAAGCCGTTTACTAAAGTGACAAGGATCGCCTTTGGTTTGCCCGTAGGTGGAGATTTAGAATATGCTGATGAGATTACACTAGCAAGAGCATTAGAAGGACGTAGGGAGTTGGATTAG
- the lpxB gene encoding lipid-A-disaccharide synthase → MRIFISTGEVSGDLQGSLLIAALKRQAAAVGWELDIVALGGDKMAEAGAKILGNTSSIGSMGILESLPYVLPTLLIQRRAIAYLKQYPPDLVVLIDYMGPNIGIGTYMQRHLPNVPVAYYIAPQEWVWSMSLRNTSRIVGFTDKLLAIFPEEARYFRDNGADVTWVGHPLVDRMQNVPSREEARTKLGITPEQKAIALLPASRRQELKYLLPAIFQAAQNIQIQIPEAHFWIPLSLEVYRQPIESAIKSYGLKATVVSGQQKEIFAAADIAITKSGTVNLELALLNVPQVVVYRLHPVTVWIARKILKGSIPFASPTNLVVMKPIVPELLQEDATSENITQAAMELLLNPERRSQTLADYQEMRQCLGELGVCDRAAKEILQMMEKRE, encoded by the coding sequence ATCAGAATATTTATCAGCACTGGGGAAGTTTCTGGCGATTTGCAAGGATCGCTGTTAATTGCGGCGTTGAAACGCCAAGCTGCTGCTGTGGGTTGGGAATTAGATATTGTGGCCTTGGGTGGCGACAAGATGGCAGAGGCGGGAGCAAAAATATTGGGCAATACCAGTAGTATTGGTTCAATGGGGATTTTGGAGTCTCTGCCTTATGTATTGCCGACTTTGCTAATACAGCGTCGAGCGATCGCCTATTTAAAACAGTATCCCCCAGACTTGGTAGTATTAATCGACTACATGGGGCCAAATATCGGTATTGGTACGTATATGCAAAGGCATTTACCAAACGTGCCTGTAGCATATTACATCGCACCCCAGGAGTGGGTGTGGTCTATGAGTTTGCGTAATACCTCTCGTATAGTTGGCTTTACAGATAAACTACTGGCAATTTTTCCAGAAGAAGCCCGTTATTTTCGTGACAATGGTGCTGATGTTACCTGGGTAGGTCATCCTTTAGTTGACCGGATGCAGAACGTTCCCAGTAGAGAAGAAGCACGGACTAAGTTAGGCATTACACCAGAACAGAAAGCGATCGCTCTCCTCCCCGCTTCCCGTAGGCAAGAGTTAAAATATCTCCTACCAGCAATTTTTCAAGCTGCCCAAAATATTCAAATTCAAATACCAGAGGCTCATTTTTGGATTCCTCTGTCTTTGGAAGTTTACAGACAACCAATTGAGTCAGCCATCAAGAGTTATGGTTTGAAGGCGACAGTTGTTTCAGGACAACAAAAAGAAATTTTTGCCGCCGCCGATATTGCCATTACCAAATCCGGCACAGTTAATTTAGAACTCGCATTGTTAAACGTGCCGCAAGTTGTAGTTTATCGCTTGCATCCCGTTACAGTTTGGATTGCCAGAAAAATTCTCAAAGGTTCTATCCCCTTTGCGTCACCAACTAATTTAGTAGTGATGAAGCCAATTGTGCCAGAGTTGTTGCAAGAAGACGCAACATCAGAGAATATTACTCAAGCGGCAATGGAATTATTACTTAATCCTGAACGGCGATCGCAAACCTTGGCAGATTATCAAGAAATGCGCCAGTGTTTGGGAGAATTAGGAGTGTGCGATCGGGCAGCTAAAGAAATTTTGCAAATGATGGAAAAAAGGGAGTAA
- a CDS encoding aldo/keto reductase, which translates to MTGKQTRRNFLMTSAAVTGGIVVTTALQRNAASNTTPPSVTMPERILGRTEVKLPIFGLGGAGQTPLSWEGKQADAEAIINKALELGIRYFDTAASYGPSEDYLGKVLPPHRAKIFLASKTDQRDRDDVWRELERSLKRLNTDYLDLWQLHHVSFAEELDTIFSPSGAIKALEEAIAQKLVRFAGITGHRDPDVIVEGLRRYPFHTTLIPVNAADKHHPRPFIPVVLPEAQAKNVGVIAMKVPAYGRLFKPNGLTGMEQAMGYTLSQPGVHCCVIAAETVEQLESNVKVARAFQPLGEKELTAIAQRTASIWEDSTFFRSWT; encoded by the coding sequence ATGACAGGAAAACAGACACGGCGTAATTTTCTCATGACTAGTGCTGCTGTAACTGGAGGTATTGTGGTGACGACTGCTTTACAACGTAATGCTGCGAGTAATACTACTCCACCATCAGTAACGATGCCGGAACGCATTTTAGGACGCACAGAAGTAAAATTACCTATTTTTGGGTTGGGAGGTGCAGGACAAACTCCATTATCATGGGAAGGAAAACAGGCTGATGCTGAAGCAATTATCAACAAAGCTTTAGAACTGGGTATTCGCTATTTTGATACGGCTGCAAGTTACGGGCCGAGTGAAGATTATTTAGGCAAAGTTTTACCACCCCATCGTGCAAAGATATTCTTAGCTAGTAAGACTGATCAAAGAGATAGAGATGATGTATGGCGAGAATTAGAGCGATCGCTCAAACGTCTAAATACAGATTATCTTGATTTATGGCAATTACATCACGTTTCTTTTGCCGAAGAACTTGACACTATATTTAGTCCCTCTGGTGCAATTAAAGCTTTAGAAGAAGCCATTGCCCAAAAATTAGTAAGATTTGCAGGTATTACTGGACATCGTGATCCAGATGTAATTGTTGAAGGTTTACGTCGTTACCCTTTCCATACAACACTTATACCAGTTAATGCTGCGGACAAACACCACCCGCGTCCTTTCATTCCTGTAGTTTTACCAGAAGCGCAAGCCAAAAATGTTGGTGTCATTGCGATGAAAGTCCCGGCTTATGGAAGGTTGTTTAAACCAAATGGGTTGACAGGTATGGAACAAGCGATGGGATATACTTTATCTCAGCCTGGAGTTCATTGTTGTGTAATTGCGGCGGAAACTGTTGAGCAATTAGAAAGTAATGTGAAAGTAGCCCGTGCTTTTCAGCCTTTAGGTGAGAAAGAATTGACTGCGATCGCCCAACGTACTGCTAGTATTTGGGAAGATAGTACATTTTTTCGGAGTTGGACTTAA
- a CDS encoding FHA domain-containing protein: protein MTNLEIQLSWEDPTTGERREPKLALPIAFGREFARLPVELEGQRVSRLLLNSNEISRYHALIVWENNQLIVIDQGSINGLFINGQQQKRGVLIHGDTLQIGPYIMMVALIFNATTPVTNPPSLIQFNPNTNIPDPNLPPTPPITPLGSNFPPPAFQVEQVSVQALHATGLPVDECDYLGVGGGLGSFIWTDLLRISGVRAEKIISLGLESEPYARYKRLCLNSQIPLHERLRSNSDSCPDNIWGWPSYAWREAWRDFTKGKLNTALQYLWQIFAEPTFAETYTPRAANVFDSIDREAKRIAWNQIYRYGRVRAIRKTDDGRYCVAYSRGQGNHAFVVSRYIHLATGYPAIQFLPDLQAYREKYQDFKSVVNAYEAHDHVYEHLERQGGTVLIRGRGIVASRIVQRIYEARRKNLNITVLHLMRSPKPKGNKFEKATRIVKNHYEFQPFNWPKACWSGELRVMLEQATPEERKRLLTDWGGTTTADRQDWQRITEEGLREGWYQITFGEVMGVERDAQNRTITQIQEKGFGQMKLTADFIVDATGLDAKVQANPLLEDLVKQYNLPLNYLGRLTVANNFEISEMRNGKGQMYAAGAITLGGPYAAVDSFLGLQYASLVAVDGLASAHAPGVKRLNAISSFGQWLKWVLNQSPS, encoded by the coding sequence ATGACTAACCTAGAAATACAATTGAGTTGGGAAGATCCAACAACAGGAGAACGACGAGAACCAAAGTTGGCTCTACCTATAGCCTTTGGTCGAGAATTTGCACGTTTACCTGTGGAACTAGAAGGACAACGTGTTTCTCGACTGTTACTTAATAGTAATGAAATTTCTCGTTACCACGCCCTGATTGTTTGGGAAAACAACCAACTGATAGTAATAGATCAAGGTAGCATTAACGGTCTATTCATCAACGGTCAACAACAAAAACGTGGTGTTCTCATTCATGGAGATACATTACAAATAGGCCCATACATAATGATGGTGGCTTTGATTTTTAATGCCACTACACCAGTCACAAATCCGCCTTCCTTAATTCAATTTAATCCTAATACCAATATTCCCGATCCCAACCTACCGCCAACACCGCCTATTACACCGTTAGGAAGTAATTTTCCCCCACCAGCATTTCAAGTAGAACAGGTTTCTGTACAAGCACTCCACGCCACAGGACTACCTGTGGATGAATGTGATTATTTAGGGGTTGGAGGAGGACTAGGTAGCTTTATTTGGACTGATTTATTGCGAATTAGCGGTGTTCGTGCTGAGAAAATAATATCTTTAGGACTAGAATCAGAGCCTTATGCGCGTTATAAACGCCTTTGCCTAAACTCTCAAATACCTTTACATGAAAGATTACGCTCAAACTCTGACTCTTGCCCTGATAATATCTGGGGTTGGCCGAGTTACGCTTGGCGCGAAGCTTGGCGGGATTTCACAAAAGGTAAGCTAAACACAGCACTACAATATTTATGGCAAATATTCGCTGAACCAACCTTTGCCGAAACTTACACTCCCCGTGCAGCCAATGTCTTCGACTCCATCGACCGAGAAGCCAAACGTATCGCCTGGAATCAAATTTATCGTTACGGGCGAGTTAGAGCAATTCGCAAAACAGATGATGGTAGATACTGTGTCGCTTATTCTCGCGGACAAGGCAATCATGCTTTTGTTGTCAGTCGCTATATACATTTAGCTACAGGCTATCCAGCAATTCAGTTTCTTCCAGACTTACAAGCTTATAGAGAAAAATATCAAGACTTTAAATCTGTCGTGAATGCTTATGAAGCACACGATCATGTATATGAACACTTAGAACGCCAAGGCGGCACAGTCCTCATTCGTGGACGAGGAATTGTAGCTTCCCGCATAGTCCAGCGCATATATGAAGCAAGGCGAAAGAATCTTAATATTACAGTTTTGCATTTAATGCGATCGCCTAAACCCAAAGGCAACAAATTTGAAAAAGCCACACGCATAGTCAAAAACCATTACGAATTTCAACCCTTCAACTGGCCAAAAGCTTGCTGGAGTGGTGAACTCCGAGTCATGTTAGAACAAGCCACACCAGAAGAACGCAAACGCTTACTAACAGACTGGGGTGGTACAACCACGGCCGACCGCCAAGACTGGCAACGTATTACAGAAGAAGGACTAAGAGAAGGCTGGTATCAAATTACCTTTGGCGAAGTGATGGGAGTAGAAAGAGATGCGCAAAATCGTACCATCACCCAAATACAAGAAAAAGGCTTCGGACAAATGAAACTCACAGCCGATTTCATTGTTGATGCCACTGGGTTAGATGCCAAAGTGCAAGCCAACCCTTTATTAGAAGACTTGGTTAAACAATACAATTTGCCTTTAAACTACCTGGGCCGTTTAACCGTCGCCAATAACTTTGAAATCTCAGAAATGCGCAATGGTAAAGGACAAATGTATGCAGCCGGAGCAATTACTCTTGGAGGTCCTTACGCAGCCGTCGATAGCTTTTTAGGTTTACAGTACGCCTCCCTAGTCGCAGTTGATGGACTTGCCTCAGCCCATGCGCCTGGTGTCAAGCGATTAAATGCCATTAGTTCCTTCGGACAATGGTTAAAGTGGGTACTCAACCAGTCACCATCATGA
- a CDS encoding Uma2 family endonuclease, with protein MVTSPLTLNLDTVHLTDEQFYQLCQNNSELKFERTATGELIIMPPVGGESGNREADLIIDLGNWNRQTGLGYTFSSSTIFKLPNGADRSPDAAWIRRERWEALTPEQRRRFPPIAPDFVIELRSATDDMEKLRQKMLEYLDAGVQLGWLINPQQQQVEIYRPGQAVELQNLPTELSGENILPGFRLSLDCYSQ; from the coding sequence ATGGTCACTAGTCCCTTGACATTAAATCTAGACACAGTTCATCTTACAGACGAACAGTTTTATCAACTATGTCAAAATAACAGTGAATTGAAATTTGAACGCACTGCTACAGGTGAATTAATTATTATGCCCCCGGTTGGTGGTGAAAGTGGAAATAGAGAAGCAGACTTAATTATTGATCTCGGTAACTGGAACCGTCAAACGGGACTTGGCTATACTTTTAGTTCTTCTACTATATTTAAACTACCAAATGGAGCAGACCGTTCTCCTGATGCAGCGTGGATTCGTCGGGAACGTTGGGAAGCACTTACTCCTGAACAAAGACGGAGATTCCCCCCCATTGCGCCAGATTTTGTGATTGAATTAAGGTCAGCAACAGATGATATGGAAAAGTTGCGCCAGAAAATGCTGGAATATTTAGATGCTGGGGTGCAGCTAGGATGGTTAATTAATCCGCAACAGCAGCAAGTAGAAATTTATCGTCCAGGACAAGCAGTAGAATTGCAAAACCTGCCTACAGAATTATCAGGTGAAAATATATTACCAGGATTTAGATTGAGTTTGGATTGTTATAGTCAATAG
- a CDS encoding MBOAT family O-acyltransferase, whose protein sequence is MNFISVLYAIFLLSALGIYWSVGRQQLRLWTLLIASLVFYASLSVPYIPLLLALTFINFRLGREIGKNTSPGQHNLNWQISNEEWQFAQIDWNRRRLNILWLGIAVNVLLLLSFKYVNSFLELAFNPSESSWKIVAPLGISFFTFECISYLIDVYRGAPANNNFLQFATYKLFFAKLISGPITRYHSLANQFNTLQFPTADTISEALWLIARGAVKKGILADRLGIFVDLCFGNLQRAGSSDLWLATFAYGLQLYLDFNGYVDIARGTALLFGLVLPENFDFPYFTTSIAEFWRRWHMTLGDWLRNYVYFPLGGSRQGLTRTCWNLFLVMLIAGIWHGSAWGFVVWGVYHGLALVVHRLTDVMSDRYEKLALFWENPIGVIVAWLCTQVMVFTSWIWFRLPNLQESSLVVQHLLGHNADDQFAQKVYVEALNTSQSQVSGILFSIVALMGITYVFKGRLKLEFNWPIKLVFVPICLYAVWLFAPEGSLPYIYFDF, encoded by the coding sequence ATGAATTTTATATCTGTTCTTTATGCTATTTTTCTGTTGAGTGCGTTAGGCATTTATTGGTCTGTTGGTCGTCAGCAACTACGGCTATGGACTTTATTAATTGCCAGTTTGGTATTCTACGCCTCTTTAAGCGTTCCATACATACCACTGCTATTAGCACTCACATTTATTAACTTTCGCTTAGGTCGAGAGATTGGCAAAAACACTTCTCCAGGACAACATAATCTTAACTGGCAAATTTCTAACGAGGAGTGGCAATTTGCTCAAATAGATTGGAATCGACGCAGGTTAAATATATTATGGCTTGGCATAGCTGTAAATGTTTTATTATTACTAAGTTTTAAGTATGTTAATAGTTTTTTAGAATTAGCTTTCAACCCATCAGAATCTTCTTGGAAGATAGTAGCACCTCTAGGTATTTCCTTTTTTACTTTTGAATGTATTTCTTATTTAATAGATGTCTATCGCGGTGCGCCTGCAAACAATAATTTTTTACAGTTTGCCACTTATAAACTATTTTTTGCTAAATTAATTTCCGGGCCAATCACACGCTATCATAGCCTAGCAAATCAATTTAATACCTTACAATTTCCTACGGCTGATACAATCTCAGAAGCACTATGGTTAATTGCTAGAGGTGCTGTAAAAAAAGGAATTTTGGCAGACCGTTTAGGAATATTTGTTGACTTATGTTTTGGTAATTTGCAACGTGCTGGTAGTAGTGATTTATGGTTAGCAACTTTTGCATATGGCTTGCAATTATATCTAGATTTTAATGGCTATGTAGATATCGCTCGTGGTACTGCTTTGCTATTTGGTTTAGTGCTACCAGAAAACTTTGATTTTCCCTATTTCACTACTAGCATTGCTGAATTTTGGCGACGTTGGCACATGACTTTGGGAGATTGGTTGCGTAATTACGTCTACTTTCCCTTGGGTGGTTCTCGTCAAGGCTTAACTCGTACTTGCTGGAATTTATTTCTTGTGATGTTAATTGCAGGTATTTGGCATGGTTCAGCTTGGGGTTTCGTGGTTTGGGGTGTTTATCACGGTTTAGCTTTGGTGGTTCATCGCCTAACGGATGTGATGAGCGATCGCTATGAAAAATTAGCCCTTTTCTGGGAAAATCCTATAGGGGTAATTGTGGCCTGGCTATGCACTCAAGTAATGGTTTTTACTTCTTGGATTTGGTTCCGTCTGCCTAACTTGCAAGAATCTTCCCTAGTTGTTCAGCATCTATTGGGTCATAATGCTGATGACCAATTTGCTCAAAAGGTCTACGTAGAAGCTCTGAATACCAGCCAATCTCAAGTTTCTGGAATCCTATTTTCAATAGTTGCCCTTATGGGTATCACCTATGTCTTCAAAGGAAGGCTAAAACTAGAGTTCAACTGGCCTATCAAGCTTGTCTTTGTGCCTATATGCCTTTATGCTGTTTGGTTGTTTGCGCCTGAAGGCAGCCTTCCTTACATCTACTTCGATTTTTAG
- a CDS encoding FHA domain-containing protein: MNALTLQWQDSGQNKTQQIYEQQPSKNPGTVRIGRDPLRCDIVLTNPTVSGLHVEIFFNPQQQSFYIRNLRSQNPPLVDGQQLIQGERPLNQGSVIQLGQAKLQVTTVTINTIPATILAPPQPPVARPQPVTPPVRQQPTPPPIHHNHPITPPQGIYGLECPKCHRVSSLENLQVGCPWCGTSLAAAVSVLVAPN; encoded by the coding sequence ATGAACGCACTAACTCTACAGTGGCAAGATTCTGGACAGAATAAAACTCAGCAAATTTACGAACAACAGCCCAGTAAAAATCCTGGTACTGTCCGCATTGGTAGAGATCCTCTCCGGTGCGACATTGTTTTAACCAATCCGACTGTATCAGGTCTACACGTAGAAATTTTTTTTAATCCTCAGCAGCAAAGTTTTTATATCAGAAATTTGCGATCGCAAAACCCCCCCCTTGTAGATGGACAGCAACTTATCCAAGGAGAAAGACCTTTAAATCAAGGCAGTGTTATCCAATTAGGGCAAGCCAAACTCCAAGTCACTACTGTCACTATCAACACTATTCCCGCCACAATTCTAGCCCCACCACAACCACCCGTAGCCAGACCTCAACCAGTTACACCCCCAGTACGCCAACAACCAACGCCACCACCGATACATCACAATCATCCAATTACACCACCACAAGGAATATATGGTTTAGAGTGTCCAAAATGCCATCGCGTATCCTCCCTAGAAAATCTGCAAGTAGGTTGCCCTTGGTGTGGCACATCTCTAGCAGCCGCAGTCAGCGTACTCGTAGCACCCAATTAA